aaAAATGAGgtgaatgagagcagagagaggaccAAAACACTTAAGTGTCAAAACTAAATGCTGAAATACTGAAGCGCAGCTGCAGAGTCAAGTgatacttaataataataatgtggaTTTGTCCTTTTACATCACGCATAGCTATTTGACCCagtgcaataaaaaagaaaaaaaaggttaatgcagctttaatgacaGTATACAACCTTTCTTACAGCTAATCAAAGAAATATTATTCCTCTATAATGATTACATGGAGTCTACAGGGAAATGTCACTCAAAATGAATTATCAATGTTATAACATGAGGTTCCTCTGAGTGCTACAGACCCTAAGACAATATTAATCTAACCTTATAagagattaaaataaaacagtcccCAAACATGATTTCCCTACAAACAAATACCAGCACCGTGAGGGCATCCTATTATACCAGGTGAGGCTGGAAGGTGATAAGATGCCTCGTACAGTGAGTTCAAAGCCCGCTCACTACATGCACAGCCAACACACAAAGTAAGATGCTCGGCTCAGCTAGTGAATTGGTGAGTCTGGGTCTGATGCTTTTGCAGTTGCAAGCGGGTGAAAGCTGATCTGGTTATCTGAAAAGTAGTGTAATGAGGTTACTGTGTGGTGGGCTGCTGAAAATAACCTTGGGCAAACAGACACACCGACAAACCCTCATGAAAGTGGCACTCATTGACACCTTTATTACCAGGTACAGCTATTTCCTTTAGTTGAAATGATTTCATAGGATATTAGTCTTGACCACACTGAACAGAATGACATATATGATTTAACCTTCTACACTAAAGCTAGCTGAAAAACACttgcagaataaataaataaatgaataaccTTACTCAGAATTATTGCAACTGAACTGCACAAATCaatattattagttattattattattattaacagtgCATCCTGAGCCACTCAATGTGAACGAGAACGAGAGgtgttatttaaatgaatacaAGAATTATcgcctgactctgcagttccacTCAGCCCTGCAGGTGagggtttgtgtttttgagtctTTCGGCtcattgctctgtttgtttttagccCACGACTTTACTGCCTGGTTCAGCCTCATCACTCTCATCGAGCtcctttccagcagcagcaggcagctgctttcagtgaaacagctctgataaacccaccgttcactacctgctcagcagcacacagcagacaaacacagttagaggctggctggtgaacatagtggagcatttagcagctaaagagccagatatttccctctggggttggtagagaccaaaaacagagataaaaggaGGGTGAAAATTGGACTCAGATTCATCAGGTAGCCAGAAACAcgaatgaatgctaatgttgctctgttgccccgagtactcgcatatacgcgccgctcctctggggctaatttcttcaaaacgactccaaatgtcaccaaagttgtctgggtgagtaaatggtcgtatttaatgctacaaataaggtccaggttgtaaaaaaacgaaagttatcctttaatgaaTAAAATCTTCATAAATACAGCGTAGTGCTAACACATCCCCTATGCTTTCAGTTTGATTAACTACTCAGCTTTCATTGTTTCAACATTGGAGTTTCTGTTTGAGTTACAAGTTTTCAGataattgaaaatgttttgaaaatagTTGACATGTATGACTTGTGCTACGTGCAGATCCAAAGGTGTGTCACTGGCGGACGAACACCGATAGGAAAACCTGCACTGTCGGATCAGAACAGACCAGGAGGTCTCCACAGCATGCAATTATAATAAAATTCAGATTCTCTTTGTTGTGAATGTTTTGGCTGCTTTCATTTTGGGGGCTTTGTAAGCAGGCACAGTTCAGAGTCCCTGTTCTGTTGTCATGTTGCACTGAAATAAGTAGATTATAACAGACAGACCCGTGACTCTGAAAGAaagtctctgtctgtttctgtagCAGGCTGGCCGGTTGCCTGGTTACTGCTCGCTGATGTGTGTAAGCCCTATACAGTAATTACCCAGGTATCATAGCACCGCTGCAAGAAAGCGACGAGGCGCTGCCTTTCCTCCCCCCTGCTCCCACCCCAACCCCGTAACCAAGATAACATGGGCTGAATGATTTGATTTCAACCTTCGACTGTTTGaatcttctttctctctttaaagAATGGAGATACAAACGATGGCGAAGATAACTGACCAAGGTAAATCTAAAACTGTTGGAcgaaaaacacatttgtggtCCTCCGTGGGACTGAAGCCCAGCACTAATAGAGTCAGGGTTAGAGGTTCCATTCCCGCTGGAGGTGGCCGTACTTAAAAAATGCATGCACCCGCAGGCCTGTTAATGGCTTTGGTACCTCTCCTGTGGCAGTATATTGGATGTTGTGTCAATAAGCaacatctgtgtgtatttgtgtgcagcTCCCCCTTGGTACACTCAACATTATAAAACCTGGCTCTCGTTATTCTTGCTGTCCCATCTCTTTAATAGCCTGCTTGCTCTGTTCTAGGAAATGTGCTGTATGGTAACAGGGAGGAACGTGCTTAGATGTACAATCAGCTCGTGACTCAGATTCATCATACGAACATgcgctgcttttctctctcttaatCCATCAagcttcttctctctctcctcacaccTATCATTTCTTCCCCCAGCCCTTTCCTCCCTCactgtttctccatctcctccctcaAGTCTACCCATGccttcatttcatttgcaggttgtttttcactCCGCCTATCTCCACTTTGATCCGAGCCTTCTATCACAGGCCGAGCACATCCAAACGTACAGTGTGCACGGGCAGGTCTAACTGATCCAGAGTGTCGTCATGTGCAGGATGAATCGCTgacaaacacaatcacacagaaaaagagagtaATAGCCCAACACATGCTGTGAGCTGCCCTCATTTTTTCTGCGTTCACCAGAGCAGCACCATCCCCTCTCCTCATTCAGGTGATGGGGCAGAGTATaagtcaaacagagaaaagcctCCCCGGGGCCAGCGTGTAGTCTATTGCTATAAAAAGTCACGTTCACTTCTACTCAGCCCAGGAGACGGTTTGAAGGAGGCAGGGATGGATGAGAGGTGGCATGCTCCCTGTTAGCACCAGAGCGTGTGACTTTCCTACCGTCTTCTTTTTAATCATCAAGCCTAAAAGCCTCAAGCTCTGCTGGCAGCTCCTAGAGTCAGTACACGAGTGTTGGACAGAACAATCAACGTGCTGGTGTTTGTTTGATTATTCTTATAGTCGTTAAAAATACAAAGCTCATCCTGAGGATGGCACTGAAGGTCATGGTGTctcaaaaaatatgaaaaatgttgcCCTCTTAGGAGCATAAATGGGCTTAGTTAATGTCATGGCAACTGGCCTGTTTAAGTTGATGCTGCATCCTGAAGGTGGAGGGAGGATCTGGATCTGTCTTAGAAGGATTAATGTGCTTAATGAATTAGATGGCAATCTACCTTTTCTATGACATTTCTTGTGTTCAAGTTGATACTCTGGCACATTGGCCCTGGGGTAGCAGTCAGCGCATCACCAAAAACATTGGAGATCATCCTTTAAAGCAGGTGTTATCACACTGATCAGTCAAAGATCCACATCTGATTCTTATTTAAGATCAGAGGTCTGAAACGACTgatgataacaaaataacatttgatCAGTTAATCAACATCTCATGTTTTGTGAGGCCAGCGTGAAACTAAAGCAATAAAGTTCAGACAGTTGGTCCATATTTATTTGTGACTCATATTCTTAGAACATTTACACCAGTTGGAGAATTTGTGTTCTGGAGAAAAGTTGACAGATTCGGTATCTGTGACTTTGGAGCTGACAGCAAATTCTCTGGTGtaacgttaatgtgtgaactccgcagcagcaacacacaacactctctccagcagaaaatgctgccatgacaacgatgtcagccataagaaaataaatCGCAATGAAATCACCATAATCTGAGGACAGGATCGCTGTGaatctccagctacactgtatAAATATAGACACTTAAccagaaaatgctctcagagctccaccaaggaggcagaTCCCACAGTTCAACAAGcaatgaatgagtcctgatctcaactAAAacctcctcttcaggatcccaggaagcaacaaaaatgctcagtttgagactcaataaAACAGTTGGCcaaagaaaataaacccaagtgacgcCTCTAAGAGACAAGCTCAGTGATTCTCCGGCAACCCCGGAGTTATCTAATCTGGTCAGCGTGCTGCTGTCGGCTCCGGGGAACGTCCAGTCTGCGAGGTGAGTGGTTTGACGGTGAGTCCGTGGAGTGGAGAGGTGGGAGTTCAACAATAATCAGATTCTGTAGAAGACATGAACTATGAATTATGTACATTTTGTCTCGCTGCCAGGGATTGGCAAGCTTAAATATGATCAGTCTTAGGGCGGACTGGGCCTCTCCCACTGGCGAGTAACTTCAGATGCATGCATGGATTTTCTGAATTTGGCCCGTGGACCACCAGTTGACACTCACAATTGTAGCCTTGGTATGTTAAAGGCCCTTTGGAGTCTGCAGCAAAATAAGGATCAGCCTAATTCACCTGCCTGTTACTAATGAGCAACATATAAGAAATCGGTTTCACTCTAACCATTCATTTCTCTTACATTGTAAACAGTCACTACTACAAAAATGGAAGTGACAAAAAATTGTCCAGAGGGGGGTTCCTGGGACAAAATTAGTCAGTGATCTAAACATGTGGAGATCTGTGAGGCTAAAGAGAAGTCCCTCCAAAGAAAGATTTAATTAAACACACGTTTATCCTGacagctgctgaagaagatcaaacacacacagaggagaagttTTCCACGAACAGCAGAGTTTATCATTCAGCTGTGCGCGTGCAGACCACACATTCAATCAAACAAGCAGGCGATCAATATGACCCAGTTTCTGCCTCAGCACCAGCAGAGACCCACCATACAGTGAAGAACAGAATGATTTTATGGAGTGTTTTACAGTCTGAGACGTAACTAGATTGTTAGAACAATCATCCCTCCGGAGCTTGTTAAAGCACCACAAACATACAAATGTTTTCTCTATGAATGTCCTAAAGAAACCTCTCCCCACTGCATCGCCCCCCTGTTCACTACAGCCTCGctatttctctgtttgtgctgtTATTTTAAGCTTTTTCTCTGGAGGCAtgaggtgtatgtgtgtgtgtgtgcgtttgtcaGTGTGCGTGCTGTCTcaatagaaaaagagagagggctGATGCTACCTCTAATAGAGGTGGACTCAGGACAGGAAAAATCTGGAGTGGGAATGCTGGaattaacaacacacacacaagcccaaACGACGACAGGCTGACAGGAGGGCACACAGTCCAAAAaacatttatgcacacacacttaagcaCGCAAAATCTCTCTCCCCGTTCCTCGGTCTCTCTCGCCAATCTAGATCTACTGTGGACTCTggctccatctagtggtcaaAAATCTACACCAGGTGTATAGAATGTGTACAGAGCAGGGCTGCACCTCCACCTTTCAGCTAAAGGCCCTTTATATGTATGCTACACCCACACAAGTGTTTTCACTTACTTAGCTGGTTAGGCAGCTTGTCAAGGTGCAGTCAGAGGAGATTTTGTTCCCTGTTCATTTCAATGAGGAGCAGGGCGACATGTAGTCCCTCCATCAGGACTGTGTCATTGATCGTTTCACTCCACTGTTGCACCTGTTCAGGCAAAGCAACTTTCTTGAAGTTGTGCGTAACAACTTCTTTTCTCATTGGCACATTGAGTCTGGTGATGCCAACATCTCGCATGGACGTTCAACACCTTTAATTATGTTCTACAGCAgttaaaacactgaatgctgTGGTCAGAAGAGCATTGTTATACCCAACCTAGTCAGTCAGAACTGAGATTAGACCTTAACATTATGGCAGGTCATAATActaaaagcacaggtggaattaataacataaaaaaatggctgcatttcTTTAGGTGAGCTactttcagggtcctggtgttgtgcatTCAGGCTCACTGCTGGAGCTTACGGACACATTaaatttgtttcacctgtgcttctcctgctatgaaaagacaaaatgtcgTGAAAGATGTTGTGAAAAGGGTCTATTCATTTTCAACCAAATTCAATGAAGTCACCACTGTCCACATTCTGAACTACCTCCAGCCAGTGTTGCGTAATCAGCACAGATTCCAGCAGAACAAACATCTCACATTTTTATCCAAATTGTGCCCGCTGATTctgaaaaaaacagtctgaatgtCAGCCGCATCGCCAACGAATTTTAAACGACACATTGAGTGGAAGCATCCAACCGGTCTTGGGACATATCTGCAAGTGACCGATAATCACAAGAAATCATTAGCAAGACTAAGACCAGGAGTGATCAGCCACAAAGTTCCTCCGCCCAAGTCAAACTCACAGCATCTTCATTTCTTAACAAgtagcagtggtggaggaggtacTCAGATCATTTACTTTACTCtattaataccacactgtgaaaatgacctttcagtcctgcattaaaaactttactgaagtaaaagtatgtaagcaTTGCAAGTAAAATGTACATGTAAACATAGGAAAGTGGTCCCTGTCAGagtttttctgttctgtctgatgtttgtggattaatatcactgctgcattaatgtgggCGCTGCATTTCACTGCTGAAGATCTTTAagcttgagctcattttaactaccTTATATACcgttggctggtttaatctacagcaaagcatcatattctataagatcatcatatgtttgtagcatCTCTGTCCTGTTAGAACTACGTATCTCCAAAAAGccaacttttcatgagctcagctTTCAGATTTGTGATGGTGcgttttccagctgatccaagtCCAGTTTTAAAAAGATTATTTATCTTTAGAACGAGGAGATATTTATCAATCTATAAACAAACAACTAATCTTTCAGTTTAGCAGAAAGcctggagatacatggttttcactggacaggaagggtatgacTAAAGCTTTAAATAAacgtagtggagtaaaaagtgcaatatttgcctctgGGATATAGTGACtgagaagtataaagttgcacaaaatgaaaagtactcaagtacaagtacctcgaATTTCTTACTTCTGCTGCTGACAGGTAGGAAGACTTGTACTAGATTACACTggagatctgcagcctttgcagctcaagaggaagaacagaaaaaaggaatGGGACCTAGTTCATTATTTGGGATAGTGAACTTGGCTCAAAATCATGAATTGAATATGAACGAGCATCAgcttattatcattataatctgtgtgaactgaactttgagCTCATTAAGTGTCAACACTGCCCAGTCCCGGTCTAACCATGCTAATAACATGTCCTGATTTGATTTCCAAGCTTTCCTACATCAGGGCTACACGatactggaaacaaacaaaaatttcTGCACTACATGTCCgaaaacaaacagacattttcaccCGATGACTTGACCAGCTCTATTTGGAAATGATTAATCATTGTAAGACTTTTTTGTAGTAAGCACATTTAAATGAGGGGTTCTAGTAAGAAATCAttcaacacaataaaacaaatggcAAGTAGCAGTGAAATATAGGTCACTAAGAACAGCAAACAGACCACAACTCAATTCACTTTCAATGGATGTAGTAAATCAagcatattgtgtgtgtgtgtgtgtgtatgtgtgtgtgagaaagagagagagagagagagagagagagagagagactagtACTACAGTCCCAGAGTTCAATCCACTTGGGAAAGACTCCATTTTACCACAACCCCAAAACAGTTCAGTTCCAATCCAGTTCACAGCCACAAAAAGAAAGCGACTCCTGGAGAAACTTTGACTGggaaatacacacattcaccagATTATTACTGCTCCTGACACACGCTCCACAGACAGGGATTATGTTTTACCACAAGTTGCCTATAGTGACACAGACTTTACAATGCCATCTGATGCTGAGGGCAAAGCTGGCGTGTCTCTCCTCCACTGACCAAAAAGCACTGGTGGCTCTGAGACACTCTAAGAGTTGGCTGTTCATGCAGAGACTTCATGACCACTAACAACGAACTCTGTGTATCCAGGAACCTTTACATCAGAGCAATTTATGTCATATCACACAGACTTCTCTTATAGGCATGGAAAATGAGAACCATGGGAGTTTCCTTTTTGTATCACGCAGCAAAAAGAGGTAGAATAACGTGCTTGAGTTAATTTGTCTCATTAAACATCATAAACAGCACTTATCGCAGTGTTGATGCTGAAACAATACACTATGCAGCTCTTAGTTCTTACTTTTTTATGCTATTTTCCTCATCgctgaaaaaaatgtcttgttttttgtatttatgaattgcctcatGAGCTGGGCCCAGAGATCAGATGTTCCCCACTGCTGATTAGGGTAAATACATTTGCTCATTTGTTATTCCATTATACCACCGTAGGTTCCAGTAGTTCTGATGCAACACATTACAGGGTTTGGTAGGTAGTACACCAAGAGCACAATTACTTTTTGTTACAATcataaacaaaaaatgaaaagtagaCCAGTATTTATATAGCCAATactaatcaaataaaaaaaatctcctaTAACAATCCTTTAGGATATACTCAACATCCTCATGATGTTAGAAAACTGACCTGTCGCTTCTGGTTGTGCTGTTCTGATACGGGACAAGCCGAGCCTTATTTTATTATAAGTCACACCAAAGCAATTACAGTAGAATACCACTGATGCActgcaaaacacagagcagcttctgtgTGTCCATCACACAACTACTGTCACTGTTAGGCAGAGACAGCGTGGGATCATGCAGAAAGCAGTGTCtttgtgtaggtgtgtgcatgtgaattaCCTCAATAGCCACCGTCCACAGTATGAGCTGCGTCTCCGAGTCTGGGAAGTAAGCCTTGACTTGTGGAGACATGCCGATCAGCGCACAGTTGGTCACGACGGCAATCACGCTCATGGCCTCAAAGGCGAGCTGGACACCGAGGCAGAGAGACGGCAACAGTCAGTCACTTGTTTGCAAAAATGGTCACCTTTGTGGCAGCTAGGCACAGTGTAGACTCAGTGATAACTGGCTCTATGAAAGCATGTCAAATATAAGACTAGCAATATTTTGTCTTCGTCGATGTGTAATATTCTCATGGAGAGCCTAATCAGACAGAAGTGAACTGTGGCAACaagagaggatgtgtgtgtcgGTTACTGGTCTGCTGTTTAATAATACCTGAAGGGGCTTTGGTCTTCATCTCTTCATTTCCTAAAAATATCATTAACTGCCTGAAAAATCAGATACAAAGCTGCTGAAGCAAACAAGTCATCAGTGGTGTGTCCCACCTGCCAGACTCCGATGTTTGCTGCCGGGTCAGAGAAAGGTCGTTTGAACACGTGACACATCTTGAAGGCGTCAGAGTAAACCTCGGTGACGTTGTTTAGCACCACCAGCACGGCAGCCAGAGGGTAAACGCAGGAGAACAGACTGACGTAGCcaaacagcaggaacagctCCAGGTAGTCATCGAACGTACCCTGAGAGAGACCGACATATGgatccacacacgcacacacagatggagacaTAATGCTCATTTGTCTCGCATATTGAATAAATCATTGAACAGAAAAATCACGACATCCAGGTTTTTATCCAAATCTGAGTGAAAAGGCCACGTGCGCCTACCAGGTACGTGCTCATGTCGGCCTCCAGCCGGACCTGCTCGGCCAGAGGAAGCTCTTTGTCCTCCAGGATCCTTCTCTTCTGGAGTTTGCGGATCATCTTCTTGTTGCGTCTCCTCTGGAGCCAGTAAGGCAGGAAGGCCTCCATGATCTGATTCAGGATCTGACTGGTGATCAACAAGGTGGCCAGACtctggagaacagagagaagaacagagagaagaacagaagatGACAACAGAAGCCAGGTGGAGTCAAGGGAGGAAGGATGGCAAGAGGGaaggtgaaagaaaaaagaagaaaaaaatattatgtAAAGGAGGGAGTGGGATGaatggaaaaggaaaataattaaaagtcacAAAGAAAGTGAGGGCAGGAATTAAAGAAGGGAAgagtggaggaaggaaggataCGTGGAAGGTGAGAAGGCAGAAcagcataaaaaagaaataaagaaaagggaaggagggatgataGAAGACAGGGAGAACAGGTTGTAAGGCAGAAAGAGGGAAGTAATAAAGGACTtaaggaaggaagaaaggagtAAAGGAATAAGGATAGAGGggaggaaacacaaggaaaactaagatgaaaacaaaagaactgaccaaagaggaagaaaaaaggatgTCAGGCCTACCTGTCTGAGCAGCACCATGTCCTGCATGACAAAGGCGATGTAGAACAGCGAGGCGAAACAGTTGAAGAAGTTGAACTACGAAGGAAAGAGTCGAGACAGCTTCGGTAAGTGGAGAGTCGACAAGAAAAGCTGCACTCTGATCGATGGAAATGATGTGGTGTTCATACTCACCACTAATACTTTGAGGACCAAGTGATTCTGATATGATGACTCCAGCCTGTGATTTTCTAAACTCACAGAGGGGAAATCCAATGTTAATAacataaataaactgcagagGTTCAAGCCTGCAGCCCATCACGGGCTTCCCATCTGCGATTTAGCTCCTGATGCCTCACATCcgaaaggacagaaggaaatATCAAAACGGCTGCTTACGCGAGGTTTACGAATGTGTCCCAATAAATGTTGTTTGTACAGGAGTGAGTCCAGTCAGTGAAGAGCTGGTTGGTTGGGGAACTTTTTCTGCTTGTGTCACAGTGAGACAGTGATTTAGTATTTACTTGTCAGAGGCAGTTTTCAGACAATATATACCACTGACCATACTGCGTCTTTCAAATGAGGTCACTTCACAGAAATAAGTATTATTGCAAAGTTTGACATAAGTCATTTTTTCttaaggaagaaaagaagaaaatccttTTAACTTTGCCGAAACGCCACGATATTTACTGACACTGTAAGTTACTTTGGATGACTGTGCCACATAATGTAACGTAGCTGAAACACTACTTTGATCTAAGGCTTCAACTAAACATTATTGTTCCCATCAATGgatctgttgttattgtttgaTTAACGGATTGATCATTAATGTGTAACAttaaaaaagtagaaaatgCCCTTCACAAAGCTTAAGGTGACTTCTTCAACTACTTGATGTTGCAGCAGTCCACACCCATAAATACTGACTTTACTGAGATGATGAAAGCGGGTCATTCGGTGGAGTTAGGatgttgtttgcatgtttttgctgcCTTAAACAATGAATGAGTTATCAAAGCTGCTGTTGGTTGACTTTCTGTTCCATAATAGACTATCTGTTTCCGATTTAGTACATGCGTGGCTACTATACATAAATCAATAAGTACTACTCACCCCACTCAGTGAGGAACTCAGCAGCATATCTGTAAATGAGGTTCATAATCTCTATGACCACAGCGTAGATGATGCTGGGGATGAACAACAGTATCCCGGTCCAGAACGTGGGGTCCTCATCGTGGACTGACAGCGCCCATCCTTCCATGCTGAAGTAGACCATCATGACGTAGAGGGACAGGTAGAGGCAGAGCAGGACGAACGGCAGGGACACAAAGTAGACGCGCAGCTGCCTTTTGACATTGGGGTAGAGAGGCTCCTGGCGGCCCGTCACAGGGTTGAACCCAAGGACACCGTGGAAACCAGGACGAGGTTCTTCAAAGGCCTTCTTCCTGCTCAGTGTGCCCCAGTGGTAAGCTAGCGAGGCGCTGAAACGCTTCCACAACTGGTGGAGGAAAGGTTCAGCTAATTGGTTACTCAGCTTTCACTGCAGTTACTCACTGAAGCTGTAATATTATTCTGCTAATAAAATTAATGCAGTCATGCAGTCAGCATGACTGCATTATAGAaattgtttaaatattttctacTTAAGCCAGTAAAACTGTAATTCCACTTCAGCTGACTCTGGTTTATAAATAAATTCAATCACTGTCCATACCTCCAGGATCACAGTGCACCAGATTAAGTTGAATACggcaaagacaacatatttgtCGTAGTCCTCAAAGTCGAACAGGTAATAAGGCACACCGATGAGAGCCATCGGCACCAGCGCAAAGGTAAAGTACTCCAGGAAGCCAAAGTAGAGGGCCTGACCCTCACCATAGTAGTGTCTGATGTCATCTGGGGATGGAGAATGGAGAAGAAAGTGGTGCACAGGAACATGAATGAGCATTTGCAATTCAGTtgaaaataagaggaaaattAGTATaaaatggagagaaatgacaagagaaataaaacatccaCAAAGTGTGGGAACAAATCAAAATGAGCATCATGACAACCATTGTAAAGGCAGAGAATTAAAGCATATGGAAGCAGtaacaatgaaaaatgtctgctgACAGATTCCCTCTGCAGATCAAAGCTATTGCTCACCCTGGATAATTAGGACTGTGTGTGCCAATCAGTCAGAAATAACCGGCGCTTCCTCCACTTACCAAGAGGCTGAAGGGACAACTTCACCTTCTTGTACCAAGAAAAAGACAGTCTCTTGAGTTCCTCCTGTTCGTGGAGAGGAAACATTTGGATCAGGATCCCCTTGGACAGCAGTCTGCGAACTAAGACGGAAATAAGAAAACAGCATGTTCCTTTGAGTGCAATCAAACCATCATTCCACACCAATCTGCTTTAACAGCGGCACGATGAATGACATGTTGTGTGTACAGCAGGTAGCCGTGTGAAGCTTCATTTGTTCAGAGTTCAAATTATTCGGAAGATGTTTCACTGACTTTTGAGTGACATAAAAACAGCCTCGCTGCATTTTTATCCCTcccttttgtttgtctgaagtCACTTTCCCAACCAAATAAACATGCTGCTTAATTTTCTAAAACAAGGACAGGCGAACAATAGCTGGGAGCCAGCCCATTGTACACGATGCACTGTCTATAGCAACAGTTCCCATTGTCTAATACAGAGTGACTAAATACAAGCACATGAAGGCTCTATCATTTTATCTGCCATTTCTTGAGTGCATCATTTGTCGAAAATGATTACATTCTGCTTTAACACGATTTGTCAAACACGGGCGCTGAATAGAGGCACCCTATCTCCACTGCAAGTTCATTGCTTCCTTATCTCACTTTGGGaatatttcactgcatttgcatatttattgttTCCATACTGcagtcacagagagagggagagggagggagggagagggaggcacaGAGGCAGTACTGGTGGAGACCTGCTGTATTCAGTCTGCTCCCaaggagaggtggaggcagagctgTGGTGCCTTCAACATTTCACTACTACTAAGAAActtgatgatgtcacagctgCTGAAATAGTAAAATCATGTCTCAAGCTGAACCTGAAGAAAGTCATCGTCTGAtagagaaagatggaaaaacacattgattATGTCAAGTAAAATTCAGTATTCAGTGGCTATTG
Above is a window of Chelmon rostratus isolate fCheRos1 chromosome 8, fCheRos1.pri, whole genome shotgun sequence DNA encoding:
- the ano10a gene encoding anoctamin-10 isoform X1; the protein is MLQGSVDSSGSTFTPLVVVELASDTKEEAIAWLLNRIRDKQQNGGAELLVEQLGPGVGAQEKENPNLFLVGATWQRLLSGAEEVGLFKEFSDGSMRGFTCANKHSFTGFKGDGDGFLSMAECQYIVKHELDTLRAKDETHVPGHAQAKLYPGKSIIRRLLSKGILIQMFPLHEQEELKRLSFSWYKKVKLSLQPLDDIRHYYGEGQALYFGFLEYFTFALVPMALIGVPYYLFDFEDYDKYVVFAVFNLIWCTVILELWKRFSASLAYHWGTLSRKKAFEEPRPGFHGVLGFNPVTGRQEPLYPNVKRQLRVYFVSLPFVLLCLYLSLYVMMVYFSMEGWALSVHDEDPTFWTGILLFIPSIIYAVVIEIMNLIYRYAAEFLTEWENHRLESSYQNHLVLKVLVFNFFNCFASLFYIAFVMQDMVLLRQSLATLLITSQILNQIMEAFLPYWLQRRRNKKMIRKLQKRRILEDKELPLAEQVRLEADMSTYLGTFDDYLELFLLFGYVSLFSCVYPLAAVLVVLNNVTEVYSDAFKMCHVFKRPFSDPAANIGVWQLAFEAMSVIAVVTNCALIGMSPQVKAYFPDSETQLILWTVAIEHGLLAFKFILTFLIPDVPKHIQIKLSRLEFESLEALKKKKMLEASELGKMVQ
- the ano10a gene encoding anoctamin-10 isoform X2, whose protein sequence is MLQGSVDSSGSTFTPLVVVELASDTKEEAIAWLLNRIRDKQQNGGAELLVEQLGPGVGAQEKENPNLFLVGATWQRLLSGAEEVGLFKEFSDGSMRGFTCANKHSFTGFKGDGDGFLSMAECQYIVKHELDTLRAKDETHVPGHAQAKLYPGKSIIRRLLSKGILIQMFPLHEQEELKRLSFSWYKKVKLSLQPLDDIRHYYGEGQALYFGFLEYFTFALVPMALIGVPYYLFDFEDYDKYVVFAVFNLIWCTVILELWKRFSASLAYHWGTLSRKKAFEEPRPGFHGVLGFNPVTGRQEPLYPNVKRQLRVYFVSLPFVLLCLYLSLYVMMVYFSMEGWALSVHDEDPTFWTGILLFIPSIIYAVVIEIMNLIYRYAAEFLTEWENHRLESSYQNHLVLKVLVFNFFNCFASLFYIAFVMQDMVLLRQSLATLLITSQILNQIMEAFLPYWLQRRRNKKMIRKLQKRRILEDKELPLAEQVRLEADMSTYLGTFDDYLELFLLFGYVSLFSCVYPLAAVLVVLNNVTEVYSDAFKMCHVFKRPFSDPAANIGVWQLAFEAMSVIAVVTNCALIGMSPQVKAYFPDSETQLILWTVAIEHGLLAFKFILTFLIPDVPKHIQIKLSRLEFESLEALKKKRQLHGGKCWKPRSSVRWSSEEERRAYRY